In Candidatus Syntrophoarchaeum caldarius, one DNA window encodes the following:
- a CDS encoding thymidylate synthase, protein MFSSDLKLIVIYSDLFGDKFIRNLVNTTTFCISCAEACDHCREGKFNFSTNIVGIFKLPDPATLPEFIEEGIEEYMPQNLPEADLAIVSGVHNDILLELPYLLKSAGIKAMIVPIEASARLGIAQVQEICEKLEIEFAAPKPFCELDLDPDKPVISQFIEEFGIGRPKLNVELDGERIARMDVIRSAPCGCTWYIAKQLRNVKISDRRELWDRISEAHHSYPCTASMEHDSVLGDTILHKAGYIAREAVEEGIEGKTIL, encoded by the coding sequence ATGTTCTCAAGTGATCTGAAATTAATCGTAATTTACAGCGATCTCTTCGGAGATAAGTTCATCAGAAACCTCGTGAATACGACAACCTTCTGTATATCCTGCGCTGAGGCGTGCGATCACTGCAGAGAAGGTAAGTTTAACTTTTCGACAAATATCGTGGGCATCTTCAAATTACCGGATCCTGCAACGCTTCCTGAATTTATCGAGGAAGGAATTGAGGAGTACATGCCACAGAATCTCCCAGAAGCAGATCTTGCGATAGTATCAGGGGTTCACAATGATATTCTGCTTGAGCTTCCATATCTTCTTAAAAGTGCAGGGATAAAAGCGATGATCGTCCCAATCGAGGCATCAGCACGTCTTGGAATTGCACAGGTTCAGGAAATATGTGAGAAACTTGAAATCGAGTTTGCCGCACCAAAACCGTTCTGTGAGCTTGATCTCGATCCTGATAAGCCTGTGATCTCACAGTTCATCGAAGAGTTCGGTATCGGGCGACCGAAGCTAAACGTGGAGCTTGATGGAGAGAGGATTGCCCGTATGGATGTTATAAGGAGTGCCCCCTGTGGCTGCACATGGTACATCGCAAAGCAGCTTCGAAATGTTAAGATTTCAGATAGAAGAGAGTTATGGGATCGGATCAGTGAGGCACACCACTCCTACCCCTGTACCGCAAGCATGGAGCACGATTCTGTACTTGGAGATACGATACTTCATAAGGCGGGGTATATTGCGAGGGAGGCGGTTGAGGAGGGGATTGAGGGGAAAACAATTTTATAG
- a CDS encoding mRNA surveillance protein Pelota: MDCVQILAKKLKRREGSVKLLVESLDDLWHLKYIVEPGDIIHALTYRRVEEASDKIRSEKREKKPVYLAIRVEEVEFHRFSNRLRIHGIIEEGMDTGSYHTLNIEPGSELKVSKSWHGDQLERLESAVERGSGTSVLVLTIEEGYAACGRLREFGVEELFTCSGSRGKRGGTDKDFFSIVIDHLKRVPIEADLFVVAGPGFVKNEFVSRLREQSQEISSKLIVVDTQSTGPSGYQEVLRKGKSGVLEIASSFRIAEEAELIEEFLREVALEGKAAYGFDEVRSKAEIGAVKILLLLDEVLRESRMEGERKLEELIKLVEDAGGRVVIFSSEFEPGKQLKGLGGVGAVLRY, encoded by the coding sequence GTGGACTGTGTGCAGATACTCGCAAAGAAGCTGAAACGTCGGGAAGGGAGTGTAAAACTCCTGGTGGAATCACTCGATGATCTATGGCATCTGAAGTACATCGTTGAACCTGGGGATATCATTCATGCTCTGACATACAGGCGGGTGGAAGAAGCAAGTGATAAGATACGATCCGAGAAGCGGGAGAAAAAACCGGTCTATCTCGCGATCAGGGTCGAGGAGGTTGAATTTCACAGGTTTTCCAATCGATTGAGGATCCATGGTATAATTGAGGAAGGAATGGATACCGGCTCATATCACACACTCAACATCGAGCCTGGAAGTGAGCTTAAAGTATCCAAATCATGGCACGGGGATCAGCTCGAGCGGTTGGAGAGCGCGGTTGAGCGGGGTTCAGGAACGAGTGTGCTGGTTCTAACAATTGAAGAGGGATATGCTGCGTGTGGGAGGCTGCGGGAGTTTGGGGTCGAAGAACTCTTCACGTGCAGTGGATCGAGGGGGAAAAGAGGTGGCACAGATAAGGATTTCTTTTCCATCGTTATAGATCACCTTAAACGGGTACCCATTGAAGCGGATCTTTTCGTTGTTGCAGGTCCTGGTTTTGTGAAGAATGAGTTTGTATCACGCCTCAGGGAGCAGAGCCAGGAGATCTCATCCAAACTCATCGTCGTCGATACACAGTCCACAGGACCCTCAGGGTATCAGGAAGTCCTGAGAAAAGGAAAAAGCGGGGTTCTTGAGATTGCGTCTTCTTTCAGGATAGCAGAGGAGGCTGAACTCATCGAGGAGTTCTTGAGAGAGGTTGCACTTGAGGGCAAGGCAGCTTATGGCTTTGATGAGGTGCGGAGCAAGGCTGAGATTGGGGCTGTTAAGATACTGCTGCTACTCGATGAGGTTCTGAGAGAGAGCAGGATGGAAGGAGAGAGGAAGCTTGAGGAGTTGATCAAGCTGGTGGAGGATGCAGGGGGGAGAGTTGTCATATTCAGCAGCGAGTTTGAGCCTGGCAAGCAGTTGAAGGGACTTGGTGGGGTTGGGGCGGTGTTGAGGTATTGA
- a CDS encoding reverse rubrerythrin-1, which produces MEPVNENKIGIAKGTELENVVKANFQGETTEVGLYLAMARCAQREGYPEIAEVLKTLAFEEAAHGARFAELNAEISTSTEENLKYMLEGERMANKEKLDAAMKAKELGLDELHDLFDESSRDEARHAKALEGLLKRYFG; this is translated from the coding sequence ATGGAACCTGTAAACGAGAATAAGATTGGTATTGCAAAGGGAACTGAGCTTGAAAATGTTGTGAAGGCAAACTTTCAGGGTGAGACGACGGAAGTCGGGCTTTACCTTGCGATGGCACGATGTGCACAGCGAGAAGGTTACCCCGAGATCGCAGAGGTCTTGAAGACGCTTGCCTTTGAAGAAGCGGCGCATGGAGCACGATTTGCTGAGCTCAACGCCGAGATCTCAACGAGCACAGAGGAGAATCTGAAATATATGCTTGAAGGCGAACGAATGGCGAATAAGGAGAAGTTAGATGCTGCGATGAAGGCGAAAGAACTCGGGCTTGATGAACTTCATGATCTCTTCGATGAATCCTCCAGAGATGAAGCACGGCATGCAAAAGCACTTGAAGGTCTCCTGAAGCGGTATTTTGGTTGA
- a CDS encoding cytoplasmic protein has protein sequence MDVINVLDRESFSPDSKSVVRLIDEDYLQLNLICLEAGQEVPYHNANSNVNLLVVRGEGELELAGEKARLEHGKIFRVPFKTRMRIVNDSNDRLSFLVFKTPNPKEMR, from the coding sequence ATGGATGTGATCAATGTTCTTGATAGGGAATCTTTCAGCCCAGATTCAAAGAGTGTTGTTCGCCTGATCGATGAAGATTACCTCCAGCTTAACCTGATATGCCTTGAGGCAGGGCAGGAAGTTCCATATCACAATGCAAACTCGAATGTGAACCTGCTGGTCGTGAGGGGAGAGGGTGAACTGGAGCTTGCAGGTGAAAAAGCACGACTGGAACATGGAAAGATTTTCCGTGTTCCTTTCAAGACAAGGATGAGGATCGTGAACGATTCAAATGATCGTCTTTCTTTCCTCGTCTTTAAAACCCCGAATCCAAAAGAAATGAGGTGA
- a CDS encoding 4Fe-4S ferredoxin, with the protein MVKRLIIKIDEEKCDGCGECVIACEEGALEIIDGKAKVVKESLCDGLGACIGECPQGALTIEEREAEAFLGAEIPVCPSTKSMVWEKPSESKETVRTSSELRQWPVLLNLVSPQAPYFKNADLLLVADCVPVAYPNFHADFLKNHAIAVGCPKFDDVNVYLNKVTEILKQSDLKSLTVLYMEVPCCFGLVHLAQEAVKRSGMDVPFKVIKIGIKGEVIEEKRGEIK; encoded by the coding sequence ATGGTAAAACGACTCATCATAAAGATAGACGAGGAGAAATGTGATGGCTGTGGGGAATGTGTCATCGCATGCGAGGAGGGAGCACTTGAGATCATCGATGGAAAGGCTAAGGTTGTCAAAGAGAGTCTCTGCGATGGTCTTGGTGCGTGTATCGGTGAATGCCCACAGGGAGCGCTTACAATCGAAGAACGTGAAGCAGAGGCATTTTTGGGGGCAGAAATACCTGTATGCCCCTCCACAAAGTCGATGGTCTGGGAAAAACCTTCTGAATCGAAAGAAACAGTACGAACAAGCTCTGAGCTTCGCCAGTGGCCAGTTCTACTCAATCTTGTATCTCCACAGGCTCCCTATTTCAAAAACGCAGATTTACTCCTTGTTGCAGACTGCGTTCCTGTTGCATACCCGAACTTCCACGCCGACTTTCTTAAAAATCACGCTATCGCGGTTGGTTGCCCAAAGTTCGATGATGTCAACGTCTATCTGAATAAGGTTACAGAGATCCTGAAGCAATCAGATCTTAAAAGTCTCACCGTGCTCTACATGGAGGTTCCATGCTGTTTTGGACTTGTACATCTTGCACAGGAGGCGGTCAAGCGATCTGGAATGGATGTGCCGTTCAAGGTCATTAAGATTGGAATAAAGGGCGAGGTAATTGAAGAAAAAAGAGGTGAAATAAAATGA
- a CDS encoding carbon-monoxide dehydrogenase, catalytic subunit, which produces MKKVSEHDSVNEMREILSADGITNLFDRFENQNGRCPFCTGGISCQLCSNGPCRIKKGADRGACGIDADGMAMRNFLLKNIMGTATYTYHAKEVAKTLKATIAGKTAFKITDEAKLKELASMFGIADTDLGGAFLDLIKTDSDEVLKSVELLAPASRIKVWKELGILPGGPQEEMMDALSSCLTNVDGDYVSLAKKAMRLGISTIYGSQIPLELGQDILFGTPMPHEVNTDLGIIDPDYVNIVPNGHEPFIGAAIIETAHTDLVQQKARDAGAKGLRVIGSIETGQELIQRFEVDDVFVGFTGNWISIEPALATGGIDLFLMDMNCSPPAMGEYQDKYNTTLLSVSKLVSVPGMKGQKVYMPEEVKAQAEELIDMAIENFKARKGKPTHPVSKTQKAIAGISIEACLSVLGGSLDPLLDVIKNGTIKGVVAVVSCTSLKNGPQDSLTVAVAKELIKRDILVVAAGCGNAALQVAGLETPEAKELAGDGLKAVCEKLGIPPVLSFGTCTDTGRIAMLVTAVADALGVDPSDLPVAVTAPEYMEQKATIDAVFAVAFGLYTHVSPIPPVTGADRLVNLLTEDVEGLTGGKIAVGDDPVEIVDGIEAHINKKRAKLGI; this is translated from the coding sequence ATGAAAAAAGTGAGTGAACACGATTCTGTTAATGAAATGCGCGAGATTTTGAGTGCTGATGGAATTACAAATCTCTTTGATCGTTTTGAAAATCAAAACGGGAGGTGTCCTTTCTGTACAGGAGGGATAAGCTGCCAATTGTGCAGTAACGGACCCTGCAGGATAAAGAAGGGGGCAGACAGGGGTGCATGTGGGATAGATGCTGACGGGATGGCGATGCGAAACTTCCTTTTGAAGAATATCATGGGAACGGCAACCTATACCTATCATGCGAAAGAGGTCGCAAAGACGCTCAAAGCCACAATAGCGGGGAAGACCGCCTTTAAGATAACTGACGAAGCAAAATTGAAAGAACTTGCATCGATGTTTGGGATTGCAGATACTGATCTTGGTGGAGCTTTCCTTGATCTTATAAAGACCGATTCGGATGAAGTTCTGAAGTCTGTTGAACTTCTGGCACCAGCAAGCCGAATAAAGGTCTGGAAGGAGCTTGGAATACTCCCAGGAGGTCCACAGGAAGAGATGATGGATGCGCTCTCAAGCTGTCTTACGAATGTTGATGGGGATTATGTATCACTTGCAAAAAAGGCGATGAGGCTTGGAATATCGACGATATATGGTTCGCAGATCCCGCTTGAACTGGGGCAGGACATCCTCTTTGGAACCCCTATGCCACACGAGGTTAATACCGATCTTGGGATCATCGATCCTGATTATGTTAACATCGTGCCGAACGGACATGAACCTTTCATCGGTGCTGCGATCATCGAGACTGCTCACACTGATCTTGTTCAGCAGAAAGCACGAGATGCAGGGGCAAAAGGACTTCGTGTCATCGGCTCGATCGAGACAGGGCAGGAGCTTATACAGCGTTTCGAGGTTGATGATGTCTTTGTTGGGTTTACAGGTAACTGGATCTCGATTGAGCCTGCACTTGCAACGGGTGGAATTGATCTCTTTCTGATGGATATGAACTGCTCACCACCTGCAATGGGGGAGTATCAGGATAAATACAACACAACGCTTCTCTCGGTCTCAAAACTTGTTTCAGTCCCTGGAATGAAGGGGCAGAAAGTATACATGCCCGAAGAGGTTAAGGCACAGGCAGAAGAACTGATCGATATGGCGATTGAAAACTTTAAGGCTCGCAAGGGTAAACCAACACATCCTGTTTCAAAGACCCAGAAAGCGATTGCCGGAATCTCGATTGAAGCGTGTCTTTCGGTGCTTGGAGGTAGCCTTGATCCACTGCTTGATGTGATAAAGAACGGTACGATTAAGGGTGTTGTTGCGGTTGTGAGCTGTACAAGTCTCAAAAACGGTCCACAGGACTCACTCACCGTTGCTGTTGCAAAAGAACTCATAAAACGGGACATTCTTGTTGTTGCTGCAGGATGTGGAAACGCAGCACTCCAGGTCGCAGGACTTGAGACACCTGAGGCAAAGGAGCTTGCAGGAGACGGCCTTAAAGCAGTCTGTGAGAAGCTTGGAATCCCACCAGTTTTGAGTTTTGGTACATGCACGGATACGGGCAGGATCGCAATGCTTGTAACAGCGGTTGCAGATGCCCTTGGTGTTGATCCATCAGATCTCCCCGTGGCTGTGACAGCTCCTGAGTACATGGAGCAGAAGGCAACAATAGATGCGGTATTTGCGGTTGCGTTCGGACTTTACACACATGTATCACCGATCCCACCTGTTACAGGAGCGGATCGTCTTGTTAATCTTCTTACAGAGGATGTTGAGGGACTTACAGGGGGCAAGATCGCTGTAGGCGACGATCCTGTTGAGATCGTTGATGGGATTGAAGCGCATATAAATAAGAAACGAGCTAAGCTTGGGATATAA
- a CDS encoding cytochrome C has product MRKGSVIFVLLLLILPFMGSAVASECTDCHESVTPKIVEDFSSGVMGDKIDCSNCHGSAHNSADNVENVKFPTHETCGACHDVQDTQYMEGKHSIAWAALFAPPTTGDQPKELMEGQKGCGGCHKIGAKDETGWDDYEYGVVGCDNCHTRHSFSVEEARKPEACLPCHQGFDHAQWEMYSTSKHGVIYQTEGDRWDWSVPLSEAGDEYTAPTCQLCHMKDGDHAVMTSWGFLGVRVEEPDEEWMDDRVSVLKAYGVLDADGNPTDRFDLVGAAKLARLTMDEWNAEREEMIATCSECHSETFARNSLEEGDHLLRESDRIYADSIETVAALYRDGILPEPEYIEELPSYPYPDVLRFYDQATPIEEDLWLMWMEYRMRTFQGAFHANPDYVQWYGWGPLKETAVRIQAEDERLRAEAATPESSVEESPGFGAIIGIAALLGLVLYLRRRG; this is encoded by the coding sequence ATGAGAAAAGGTTCTGTAATTTTTGTGCTGCTGCTATTGATCCTGCCTTTTATGGGATCTGCGGTAGCATCGGAGTGTACAGACTGCCACGAAAGCGTGACACCGAAGATCGTTGAAGACTTCAGTAGCGGTGTGATGGGCGATAAGATCGACTGTTCGAACTGCCATGGATCGGCACACAATTCCGCCGATAATGTGGAGAATGTGAAATTCCCAACCCATGAGACCTGTGGTGCCTGTCACGATGTACAGGATACCCAGTATATGGAGGGTAAACACAGTATCGCATGGGCCGCTCTCTTTGCACCTCCCACAACCGGTGATCAGCCTAAAGAGTTAATGGAGGGTCAGAAGGGATGTGGAGGTTGCCACAAGATCGGAGCAAAGGATGAAACAGGCTGGGATGATTATGAGTACGGTGTGGTGGGCTGTGACAACTGCCATACAAGACATAGCTTCTCAGTAGAGGAGGCGAGAAAGCCTGAAGCATGTCTGCCATGCCATCAGGGATTTGATCATGCACAGTGGGAGATGTACTCAACATCGAAGCACGGTGTGATCTACCAGACAGAGGGTGATAGATGGGACTGGAGTGTACCGCTCAGTGAGGCAGGCGACGAGTACACCGCTCCAACGTGTCAGCTCTGCCATATGAAAGATGGAGATCACGCGGTGATGACAAGCTGGGGCTTCCTCGGTGTCAGGGTCGAAGAGCCAGATGAGGAATGGATGGATGATCGTGTATCTGTACTCAAGGCGTATGGTGTACTCGATGCAGACGGAAATCCGACAGATAGGTTCGATCTCGTGGGTGCTGCAAAGCTTGCGCGGCTTACGATGGATGAATGGAATGCCGAAAGAGAGGAGATGATTGCAACCTGCAGTGAGTGTCACTCAGAGACATTTGCAAGAAACTCACTTGAAGAGGGTGATCACCTTCTGAGAGAATCTGACAGGATCTATGCAGACTCAATCGAGACGGTTGCAGCCCTTTACAGGGATGGAATTCTTCCAGAGCCAGAGTACATCGAGGAACTTCCGTCTTACCCATATCCGGATGTCCTGAGGTTCTATGATCAGGCAACACCAATCGAGGAGGACCTCTGGCTCATGTGGATGGAGTACAGGATGCGGACATTCCAGGGCGCTTTCCATGCAAATCCCGACTACGTTCAGTGGTATGGATGGGGACCACTCAAAGAGACCGCTGTGAGAATTCAGGCAGAGGATGAGCGATTGCGGGCTGAGGCAGCAACTCCAGAGAGTTCGGTAGAAGAGAGTCCTGGGTTTGGTGCGATCATCGGGATTGCAGCACTACTTGGACTGGTTCTCTACCTTAGAAGAAGGGGATAA
- a CDS encoding peptidase C69 produces the protein MELERQMMRAIDDGADYLDIRYEKEQSTVIEIRDDVLREAKVGFELGAGIRVLLDGSWGFYATSDPSRLEDGITKALKLAKAHKADKNIKLAPSDSTNEEFKLKVREPPEDVGIDRKISLVREAYKKLVDVDERIKSASVYYTDSIIEKLFLNSEGSEIRLHLPYISIGFRAVASEGGELQEAHDRVGAFTGFELIKENDPGEIAASVSRRALRLLDAKNPPSGKFPVVMNGKLLGVFAHEALGHAAEADLVVSGESILADKIGSRIASEIITIADDPSIPQTHGYYPFDDEGVRSRRTLIIENGTLRSYLHTRSSAGELGMEVTANARAEDNSHIPIARMSNIIIERGDQSFDEIIEDIKMGIYAKGMRGGQVDTVGGNFQFTAEEAFMIENGEVKGSIRNLSLAGRTLEVLEKIDALGKDVTGSIGFCGKNGQTVPVSESGPDARISEILVGGNDA, from the coding sequence ATGGAGCTTGAGCGTCAGATGATGAGGGCAATCGATGATGGTGCTGACTACCTGGATATAAGGTACGAGAAGGAACAGAGTACAGTTATTGAGATCAGAGATGATGTATTACGGGAAGCAAAGGTCGGATTCGAGCTTGGTGCTGGCATCAGGGTACTCCTCGATGGGTCGTGGGGGTTTTATGCAACAAGCGATCCTTCAAGACTTGAAGATGGGATTACAAAAGCTTTAAAGCTTGCAAAGGCACATAAAGCGGATAAAAATATCAAACTCGCACCCTCTGACTCAACGAACGAGGAATTTAAGCTCAAGGTGAGAGAACCTCCTGAGGATGTGGGAATTGATCGGAAGATCTCGCTCGTCAGAGAAGCCTATAAGAAGCTTGTGGATGTGGATGAGCGGATCAAGAGCGCTTCTGTCTATTACACCGATAGTATAATCGAGAAGTTGTTTCTAAACTCAGAAGGATCTGAGATCAGGTTGCATCTCCCTTACATCTCGATCGGGTTCAGGGCGGTTGCATCAGAGGGGGGCGAACTTCAGGAAGCCCATGATCGAGTCGGCGCATTCACGGGTTTTGAACTGATAAAAGAGAATGATCCTGGAGAGATCGCGGCGAGTGTATCAAGGCGTGCACTGAGGCTGCTTGATGCGAAAAATCCACCCTCAGGAAAATTTCCGGTGGTGATGAATGGTAAGCTTCTCGGCGTTTTTGCTCACGAGGCGCTCGGACATGCAGCAGAGGCGGATCTTGTTGTATCGGGTGAGTCGATTCTTGCAGATAAGATCGGAAGCAGGATTGCATCCGAGATCATAACGATCGCCGATGATCCCTCAATCCCACAGACACATGGCTACTATCCCTTCGATGATGAGGGAGTGAGATCCAGACGGACGCTGATCATAGAGAACGGGACCCTCAGGTCGTACCTCCATACAAGATCAAGTGCAGGAGAACTCGGAATGGAGGTTACCGCAAATGCGCGGGCAGAGGATAACTCACACATACCGATTGCAAGGATGAGCAATATTATAATCGAAAGAGGAGACCAGAGCTTTGATGAGATTATTGAGGATATAAAGATGGGGATATATGCAAAGGGTATGCGCGGTGGTCAGGTTGATACGGTCGGTGGTAACTTCCAGTTCACAGCAGAAGAAGCTTTCATGATCGAGAATGGTGAGGTTAAAGGCTCGATAAGAAACCTCTCTCTTGCAGGGAGGACGTTGGAGGTGCTTGAAAAGATCGATGCACTCGGCAAAGATGTAACTGGATCGATCGGATTCTGTGGAAAAAACGGTCAGACAGTCCCTGTATCAGAATCAGGACCTGATGCGAGGATTTCTGAGATTCTGGTGGGTGGTAACGATGCTTGA
- a CDS encoding DsrE family protein, which yields MKVGIVIYSNDSEIVWNAFRFGNFALNEGDEVKVFLLAKGVECESIDTDKFNITEQMQTFVDKGGEIFACGICLKIRQSEGSQMCPLSTMKDLYEIVKWCDKIVTF from the coding sequence ATGAAAGTTGGCATCGTAATCTATTCAAATGACTCGGAAATAGTATGGAATGCCTTTCGGTTTGGAAATTTTGCATTGAATGAAGGTGATGAGGTAAAAGTATTCTTACTTGCCAAAGGTGTGGAGTGCGAATCTATAGACACAGATAAGTTTAATATAACAGAACAAATGCAGACGTTCGTTGATAAGGGTGGCGAAATATTTGCCTGCGGTATATGCCTCAAGATTCGCCAATCTGAAGGTTCGCAAATGTGTCCTTTATCAACGATGAAAGACTTGTATGAAATCGTAAAGTGGTGTGATAAGATTGTTACATTTTAG
- a CDS encoding membrane protein, giving the protein MLTTVVGKDIYQYRLFEAIGQMYGVFILFGWLFIGFLAAMLIFIRVFKWDNKLNAGYVIGGLFGLFVYYLWALFLILFLRSSTSWFNSFQWLTGGSIILFVVGGIYLFTSCGRQKVKERIRSDVIIFLITFFVWLGFVGILDIAKMPLPVQVNIGIGYLLALMILWSVKSNEV; this is encoded by the coding sequence GTGCTCACAACCGTGGTGGGAAAGGATATTTACCAGTACAGATTGTTTGAGGCCATTGGGCAGATGTATGGAGTTTTTATCCTTTTTGGATGGCTTTTTATTGGTTTTTTGGCTGCGATGCTTATCTTTATCCGTGTATTTAAATGGGATAATAAACTGAACGCTGGTTATGTGATCGGGGGTTTATTTGGCCTGTTTGTTTATTATCTCTGGGCGTTGTTCTTGATTCTATTTCTCAGATCTTCTACTTCGTGGTTCAATAGCTTTCAGTGGCTTACAGGAGGCTCGATCATATTGTTTGTAGTGGGAGGTATCTATCTCTTTACCTCTTGTGGCAGACAGAAAGTGAAGGAGCGTATTCGATCGGACGTGATAATCTTTCTGATCACATTCTTCGTATGGCTTGGTTTTGTAGGGATACTGGATATTGCGAAGATGCCTCTCCCTGTTCAAGTTAACATTGGCATTGGTTACCTGCTGGCTCTTATGATTCTCTGGAGTGTGAAAAGCAATGAAGTTTAG
- a CDS encoding cupin, protein MSDEAIKSRAIKLSEFIDYSPGSIVSKAIVDKKAGTITLFAFDRGQGLSEHSAPFDAVVQVIEGEAEVIIGGEVHRVRAGEIIIMPADVPHAVKAPEQFKMLLVMIRSQ, encoded by the coding sequence ATGAGCGATGAGGCCATAAAATCAAGAGCAATCAAACTCTCAGAATTTATCGATTACTCCCCAGGCTCGATCGTGAGTAAAGCAATCGTTGATAAGAAGGCAGGTACGATAACCCTCTTTGCTTTTGACCGTGGTCAGGGCTTGAGTGAACATTCAGCACCGTTTGACGCTGTTGTGCAGGTTATAGAGGGTGAGGCAGAGGTCATAATTGGTGGAGAGGTGCATAGGGTCAGAGCGGGAGAGATCATCATCATGCCAGCAGATGTCCCACATGCAGTGAAGGCGCCTGAGCAATTCAAGATGCTTCTTGTGATGATCAGATCGCAATGA
- a CDS encoding protein containing DUF1786, putative pyruvate format-lyase activating enzyme: MKPKRFIMRILAVDIGMGTQDIMIVDEAKSPLEGSYKLVLPSPTRYFAQKIRSTTGDLLIYGDTMGGGPINRAILDHLKEHRVYMTPSAARTIRDDLEQVRELGITLISDDELEKVDCEKLRITDLDLELLRSRLEAFGIDTSFDVIAVAVQDHGVAPRGVSDRENRFIIFKKLLLSSRRIEEFSHLNKIRGEFSRMKSILKRLRSSFTGDILIMDTGVAAALGSLMDERMSGIQRSVAVNIGNGHTLAVSIEDREICGFFEHHTRMIDRDKLLHFLDRLKKGVITFDEVFDDGGHGALIFEPIEPDVITITGPKKSFMKGAEVHVAPAGDMMMAGPVGLVEAVKYRLG, from the coding sequence ATGAAGCCTAAAAGGTTTATCATGCGAATTCTTGCAGTTGACATCGGTATGGGAACACAGGACATCATGATTGTGGATGAGGCTAAATCACCGCTTGAAGGTTCGTACAAGCTCGTTCTCCCCTCACCAACCCGTTATTTTGCACAAAAGATCCGATCCACAACGGGAGATCTTCTGATATACGGTGATACGATGGGTGGAGGACCGATAAATCGCGCAATCCTTGATCACCTCAAAGAACACAGGGTTTACATGACACCATCTGCTGCAAGAACGATAAGGGACGATCTTGAGCAGGTCAGGGAGCTCGGGATCACACTGATATCAGACGATGAGCTTGAGAAAGTAGATTGTGAAAAGCTCAGGATAACAGATCTTGACCTTGAACTGCTCAGATCACGGCTTGAGGCATTTGGGATCGATACGTCCTTTGATGTAATCGCTGTCGCAGTTCAGGATCATGGAGTTGCACCCCGGGGCGTGAGTGATCGTGAAAATCGATTTATCATCTTCAAGAAGCTTCTTTTATCGTCAAGACGGATCGAGGAATTTTCCCATTTAAATAAAATAAGGGGAGAATTCAGCAGGATGAAATCGATCTTGAAGCGACTCAGATCAAGCTTCACAGGGGATATTCTCATTATGGATACAGGTGTCGCAGCAGCTCTCGGAAGCCTAATGGATGAGAGGATGAGTGGGATTCAGCGATCTGTTGCTGTTAATATCGGAAACGGACATACACTTGCTGTATCGATCGAGGATCGAGAGATATGCGGCTTTTTCGAGCATCATACACGGATGATAGATCGAGATAAATTACTGCATTTCCTTGATCGACTCAAAAAGGGCGTTATAACCTTTGATGAGGTATTTGATGATGGGGGGCACGGTGCCCTTATATTTGAGCCGATCGAACCTGATGTTATTACAATCACAGGGCCAAAGAAGTCGTTTATGAAGGGGGCAGAGGTTCATGTTGCACCTGCGGGAGATATGATGATGGCAGGTCCTGTGGGGCTTGTAGAGGCTGTAAAGTACAGGCTGGGATGA